The Setaria italica strain Yugu1 chromosome VIII, Setaria_italica_v2.0, whole genome shotgun sequence genome includes the window CATTTTCATCTTTTTACATCTGTTCCTTTATATTTTCACTGTGTAGTACACCTAAAATGACCATCTTAGCCCTTAAGAGCATACATGAGACAAGAGCAACACATAGTTCATCACAAACACCCGACGAGCAACACAAAATGGCACCAGTTCACATATGGTTCACATAGTTCATCGAGTAGTTCTACATATAGTTCACACATTTGGTAGCAGGTAACAGCACTTGGAACCAAAATACACACAGCATACATGCAAGTCAATTCCTCTTCCTTGTCTTCGATATCAGTTTTTTTGGACTTGGAACGGAAGGAATAGAGATAACGGAAGGGAAAGAGAAAGATAGAGGCAAGGGTAGTATCGTAATTTCATATGccaaaataatggaaaaaagaaaaggaaacataTTAGAAATGTAAAATGTCAATGAACCAAGCGACCTCATGTTTGGGATGTCAAAACTGCGAAGCCAAACGTTTTGAGTGTTAACAGCGCAAATTTCTCCTTGCATTTGATGCCAGGGCCAGACCTGCTCATTGTTCAACATCTATCACATGCCCGCAGACTTGGATCATCTGCAgttgctcttgctgctgctgagaAGCACCTTTTGGCATTCTCAAATCTGGCAGTTGGGTGTTGCTCTTGCTCTGCTCAAATATGGACTGCTCATCTTGAGAGCGATGCCCGTCTTACTTTCTTCCCTTTGTCTTCTCCTATGCAAAGTACTTCCTCCTGAAAAAAGAGCTTCAATGATAATGCCTGCTGGTTATGAGCTGATAACTTCTGTGATGGTGCTTGCTGTTTAATAAGTATACGTATGGATATGTGTGCCAACTTGTGTGCATTCTTTTGGAGCACATTCAGTTCAGAATCCTTGTTTTTCAAGTGTCAGCTAGGTGTGGCATCTAGAGCTAAAGATCTATTTACAACATGATTCCTGTGGTCGTGATAAGATTTCTGCAACATTTTGTCATCAGCATCACTGCTCGGCTTGCAGTGGCCTCGTGGGAACAGAGCTGAGAGCCCATGAATGGTTGGCCGTGCACTagggatgacaggtgggccctACCCCTCCCATGGCCGTTGCCATTCGAAATGGGAAGCAGACTCTAatcgcctcctctcctcctcgctcTCTTGCTCGTCTTGTCGGCAGGCCGCCAACCAAATCCAATCGGAGCCATGGCCGCCGCATACGCGGAGCAGGAGAAGGAGCTCCTTTCGTCGGTGGTGGGCGACATCCGGAGCTACTCCGGATCCGACCCCCTCCGCCCATGGCTCCGGTACGGCACCACCATCACCCGCCGCTCCCTTGCCCTTCTTTCTTTCCCTGTCCCCCTCTGCACGCATAGTTCCCTTTGTCGGTCGATCGATTAATCCGCCGCTCGTTGCTTGCCAGCGGGATGCGGAAGATGGAGcgggcgctgccgccggcgacgctgcGGGAGAAGCTGCCCAGGTTCCTCCAGAAGTGCGCCCAGGAGTTACAGGACGACCTGCGCTACCGCGACGACCCCCGCTACCTCCGCGTCTGGATCCAGCTGGTACTAACCCTCCCATTGCTGCAACCTGCCGTCTCGATCCTCTTCCGCCTCTTGCCCTCTTACTGCTGACCCGAATGCGCTCTGTAACTCTATTTGGGACTATTCAGAGAGGACGGCAGTTGATTGCAGTTCCACTCTGACATTGTTCGATTTGGGGCTTTGTGGTTTTTTGGAGTGAACTCCAGAATCTGCACCAGCTCGATTGAAATTTCTATCTGATGCGTTGATATCATATCAGTACCTTTTGTTTGTTCATATTGTAAATTTCATCATATCTTGCTGCGAATGTTTCCCTGAAAAATCTCGACTAAAACAATAGGCTCACTGGAAACTTGTAGTGTCAATTGCGTCATAGTGGCTATTGAGCTCAGCACCTCCATTTGGCTTTGGAACCCTTGTTGTAAGAAATTATCTTACTGGGCTTCTTAATTGTGTAGATGGACTATGTGGCGGATGCGAAGCCATTGCTCAAGAAGATGGAGAGGAATGGAATAGGTCTTAAGAGAGCTTCATTTTATATGGCTTATGCGCTATATTATGAAAAGCATAAGAGGTTCAATGATGCAGAGAAGATGTACCGTCTGGGAATCCAGAAGTAAGCTCTTACCTCATAGGCTCACGATACAATCTTCTGCTAATATAATCTTTATTATTGTGTGAGCTCAACTTCCATTAGCTATACCTGATATATTATGAGCTACAGAAATACTATATCTTGCCTGTACTTTCATCATCTGGAACTAGGCATATCTCAGGTTCACCTGCTGCAAATTAGTAGTAGTAGCTAAAAtgtctttttttcattttgatttAATTTAGTTGGAGATCTttggatctttttttttcctggatgCGCATGGTAGGCTCATGACCAACCTGAACAGCTCCACTAAAACAGTATGCACGGTTATGCAACACTTAACCATTGAGGCAATTAGTAGGGAAGAAGGATTGCAAGTAACACTTCATGTTAAAATATATCTCAGTACATAGTTCCTTTCAGAATAAAGCTGGTTACCTACTGAATTGTTTAATAGCCTGGCAGAGCCTATTGGTGAGTTGCACAAAGCACATGAACAGTTTATTCTTCGAATGGAATCATACAAGAGGAGGAAAGATAAAGTATGACTCTGATTTCATGTATTAATTCAGTCTAGACCATGGCCAATGTTTGATTTGTTCAcctcctttttttatttatgaaGCTGCAGGAAAGAATGCCTAGGAAAGCTGGTCCAAGTGAAATAATGCCTACGAAAGCTGGGCCTAGTATTACACCTATGACCCAAGTTGAAGGTAGGCCTGTGAAAAAAGGGTACACAAATCAGTTCGTGGTGTAACCAATGTTGCATTTGCCACTTTTTCTTTCTATTAAAAGCTTATTGGTTAGTTCTCCCAAAATAAAAGAACCATACTTCTTCTAGATCCTTACCTCAAACTTTCCTTGTCATAACACATTTTCTGATTTAATTGACATGCAAATATAATGGATGATTTGTTCCAGTGTTACCTTACTTATTTCTGGAATATGTTGCAGGTGAAAGCAGAAACAGTAAAGAACTGAAATCCAATACAATTCAGAAGTCAGGAAGCAGTTCTAATACTTCATTAGGTCGTCATCCTCCATTAGGACCTGCTAAAGTTGGTATGCTATCCAGAGGCAACTCAGGAGCAAACAAGAATTTGTCCCGTTGTAATAGCGATGATACTGTAGTTGTACGGTTTGTAGGCTCTGCATTGGTTGGGAAGTCAGAAACTGAAGATGCCTGCCATCATGGCCTGGTTGAACCAACTATAAACACTAAGGAGGCTATGGATGCCATCAGTAGCATGTTTTTGGAACCAGTGGAACCTGAGACAATGCTCAAGAGACGATCAAAGcatgaaaagtcaaattttaatCAGCAACCAAGTGCATTTGATATCTTTGTTGATGAAGATGAACCTAACTGTAATGGTTCCAAGATGCTCCACAGGAATAGCATGAAGCAAGAGCATCCAAAGTTCAGTCAGCAAACAAGAGGGTTTGAGATTTTTGTTGATGAGGATGGTCCTAATGGCAATGACCAAAATGCAGAGCAAAACAGGAACTCTAGGAAGGCAAACATGAAGTTAAATCAGGAAACAAGTGGGTTTGAAATCTTTGTTGATGAGGATGGTCCTAATGGCAGCGACCAAAATGCAGGACAAAATAGGAACACTGGGAAAGAAAACATGAAGTTAGATCAGGAAACATGTGGGTTTCAAATCTTTGAGGATGAAAATGAGGCTAATGGCAGCATCCAGAATGCCACGTACCACAAGAATAACGGGCTTCCTCCAAGACCATTGTGTGATTCATCAAGGCATCAAGGCGAAAGTGACTTCCAGAAGCCATTTGTTGGAGGATTTGCAATATTGccagatgatgaagaagaacaatGTGAGAAAACTGTTGGTGTAACTATAAATTCCAGAAATGTGCAGCCTACTCATGATAATAATACTTTGCTCTGTCCAGTTCAAACTAATTCTGGAACAAGATATCGTGAAGGTTCTCATCCTGTTTGTTATGGGCTTCGAGAAGACACAGTCATTCATAGGTTTGTTAGATCCTCTATTGATGATGAGCCTAAGGTGGAAAATGCATGCCACCATGGATTAGTGGATCCAACTGTCAATCTAAAGGAAGCTATGGATGATATAAATAACATGTTTGGGAAACCATTGAACTTCAAGGGTGAGAAAACAAAGCGGAAAACTAATGCGCTGTCAGATGGAAAAGCAGTTTCAGTTTCTGGTTTCTCCATATTAGCTGATGATGACCTAAAAGAGAACACCTGCAAAGCCAGTCAGAGCAGTTCCTGCAAATTTGGGGATGAGAATGGTCTGTTTGAGCCCACAATCACCACTCGTGATGTCATGGCGGAGATCAACGATATGTTTGGGATGCCACTAGACTTCTAAGTTACTTGTTTAGAGTGAACTTGCCTTCACCTTTTCACTTTTCCATTGAGAAATACGCAGTGTATTGATGTATTGCTGATATGAAGAGCTTGGAATCAGGCGCCTTATTTGGTGCGAATGTGGTGAGCATTTTCTTCAACTATTATCAAATGTTTATAGTTCACATTGATCACTCTTGAATATGTACCAACATGTCTAATTTTGCCAGTAATTTTGCAATCTTAAATATGACTGGAAAGTTACTATTTTGCTTTTGCTAGTAACATTTTTCCAGTGTATAAATATCATAAGAGGTTGCTCTTTGTATGCTTTGTTATTATTTACCTTCTAACATGCTTTGAAAGTTCTACATAGATGGTGGAAATTTACAATCCCCTTATTTTTAGGGGTGAGCAGTAATCTAATAACTTATCACCACAGCATAATCATCAAGTCAAATGCTACTCTGCAGGCTCACAGATTCAAGAGCAACAAAAGAGCTCCTTTTCTAGCTTGGATAGACTCCTTATGCTAACTAACTCACACGCTCTCTATTTTTCTTAGCTGTcgttttcattctttttttagatCTTTGCTGACATCTTTCTAACTTTCTGTACAGTTTGTAACCCTATTTTAATATATTTAACATAGTAGGGGCCTCCCCTACTGTATTTACCTCAAAAAAATATCTCGCCAATTTTGTTTTGTCAGGGGAAAAAAATCCAAACATAAAGATAAGTTTTGTATGTCTGTGCTGTCAATTAGTTTGTTATATTGGAGCGTGCAGAATGAATTTACTTGATGCCCCGAGTTTTGCTCTGTTATTTCTTACTTTGTGGGAAAATGCTTCCCACTTTATCTCGAAGATCAATGTTAACTTGATTTTGGTTACTGTTGATGTGAAAGTTTACAGATGCATTGCTTCTCCCGGCGTTGGTGGAGCTTACAGCAGATGTTATGACAGTCAGGCGCGGAGAACTGGCAAATATCAATTCTGCTGAAGTTGTCGCTGGTATAATTTATCTTCTCAAGAGAATGGCACATTTACAATTAGGATCCACATCTTGTTAGGAGCAACCAGGATGGATCGCTGTTGTAGTGTTGTGCTGTCATATAATGCTGGTATGATGTTGCCACATTGGCGTAACTGTTGGCACAGGGCTCAATTTTTTGATGCTGAAAAAGCTGAGACTTGTGTATTTGATGGAAATTTATCATCTGATATCAAGAGTGGTACTTGTCAAAAATCCATTGTCTGATATCCATGTCCTGTGGTTGTGCATGTAGTACCTAGTCATGATAGTTACAGGTCTGCATCTGGAGAAACTGGTGGTGTTTTGTACTGTTTCAACCATTGTAGCATCTCGTCATGATGAAGCTGCAGTAAGCACTGAACAAATTTTGCAATCATAGAGAGAAACATGAGGGAAGAGCACTGGCGTTATTACTCCCATCACATTTAGCAGATACAACTGTATGTACAGCATAAACAGGCAGCTGAACTGCGTTGAGAAAGACTCAACTGAAGACGACAACTGCCTAACTGGAAGGAACCTAGCTCAAAGCAGCAGCTGGTTGGCGTTTTCCGTTCCCCTCGATTTCAGTTCACGGGCGGCCGATGCTGAGCTGCGCGAGCCGCGCGGCGATGTCCGctccgccgggcgccggcgcgccctCCTCCCTCGCCACGCGGAGCCCCGCCAGGATGTCCGCGATGCCGTCGACCGCCGGGGTCCTCACCACCGGGGCGATGGCGCCGCAGACGGCCCCGCACGCGGCGTCGTCGAGGAAGCAGAGCGCGAACTCATCCCCGCACTCGGGCTCCGCCCACGACAGCGTCGCGCCGTCCAGCCGCTCGAAGGCGTCGCCCGGGAGGATCGGGTACACGAACACGATGCGCCGCGGCTGCTGCGGCTGGCCGTCGGGTCCCGCGGCGTACAGGACGAGGGACTGCCCCTGCGGGCGTAGGAAGGTcacggcggcgtaggcggcgcCGAGGTTGCGCCACTggccctcggcggcgccggggcggtggaggagctgcACGGGGTAAGCGCCGCTCGCCATCGGATCGGCTCGATCTGTCGTGGGACGGTGGCTCACTCGACGGAAGGAGATCACAGGAGCTGGGAAATCAGTCACCTGGTGAGTCTGATCTCAACCCCTCGTTTTCAATCCAATGTCCGGAAATTGTTTAAGGTTTTGGCCTTTTGTGATAATAACAACAAATTACCTTAATTTGAGTTTGAATTTGGAATGAATAATCAAATACTGCAACCAGCAAACTCTAGAAATTCAAATCCTTATTAACCAACATGGCTGCTTGTTTGCAATTCCTCCCTAAGCTATGACCAATACTGAATAGGAGGACATGGACAATCCTCAACAATAATGTTCTACATATGGAGAAAAGGCTTCTCGTGAAATCAGCACAAGCACATCAGTGCCTCGTCGTTTAGTtgcagaaaaaaaagaaaccaataAAAGACGGCTGAATTGACATCTGAAAAGAACTATCAATGCTGATGTTATGCGTTGATAGTGAGATTCTatccttctcttctcttttgaAAAGAACCTGCCATTTTCTCAATTATTTGAGTGATAACAATTACCAACTAACAAAAGTTGGAATGAATAGTCTTCTTCTATCAAATGATgcaaattaaatatttttttttcttgaaggaacacaaattaaatattttttttcttgaaggaACACAGCATCAACTACAGCTTGTTGGCCCAGGCATAGTAATTAATATTTATGTAGACGATTCTATCATCCTATCCCAATTAGGACTTTTAGCAGCAAGAAGCCTCATTCTGCATTCCAGTGATAAGTATGAACTATGATATTGCATTGTCCACATATGCTTCAGTTAATCTGCAAACATTTCAAGCTATAGAACACCAAGCACATGAGTGGTGCAAAATTAAGCAATCTACTCTACGAACTGTTAACATGCTGTACATTACTGCATTACTAATATGACCATGCTTTCCTGGATGACTAATGTTGCATCAGGTCAGTATCATCAATCAACCTGTAGAAATGGTTGCCCACCTACCATGTCCTCTTTcccttaaaaaggaaaaaaagggtgCCTGCCGACTCTTAAGGATCACTAGTTCTCTATGCACGGACATCTCTCTCAACCATGTactgaaaacaacaacacagGTAACCTGACAAAGTCGATATATATAGCGAGAGAAGCACACAAACTAACAAATTGCCCGCAAAGATTACCGTGCCATCCCGTTAGAAA containing:
- the LOC101767543 gene encoding probable inactive serine/threonine-protein kinase bub1 isoform X1, whose amino-acid sequence is MVGRALGMTGRQPNPIGAMAAAYAEQEKELLSSVVGDIRSYSGSDPLRPWLRGMRKMERALPPATLREKLPRFLQKCAQELQDDLRYRDDPRYLRVWIQLMDYVADAKPLLKKMERNGIGLKRASFYMAYALYYEKHKRFNDAEKMYRLGIQNLAEPIGELHKAHEQFILRMESYKRRKDKLQERMPRKAGPSEIMPTKAGPSITPMTQVEGESRNSKELKSNTIQKSGSSSNTSLGRHPPLGPAKVGMLSRGNSGANKNLSRCNSDDTVVVRFVGSALVGKSETEDACHHGLVEPTINTKEAMDAISSMFLEPVEPETMLKRRSKHEKSNFNQQPSAFDIFVDEDEPNCNGSKMLHRNSMKQEHPKFSQQTRGFEIFVDEDGPNGNDQNAEQNRNSRKANMKLNQETSGFEIFVDEDGPNGSDQNAGQNRNTGKENMKLDQETCGFQIFEDENEANGSIQNATYHKNNGLPPRPLCDSSRHQGESDFQKPFVGGFAILPDDEEEQCEKTVGVTINSRNVQPTHDNNTLLCPVQTNSGTRYREGSHPVCYGLREDTVIHRFVRSSIDDEPKVENACHHGLVDPTVNLKEAMDDINNMFGKPLNFKGEKTKRKTNALSDGKAVSVSGFSILADDDLKENTCKASQSSSCKFGDENGLFEPTITTRDVMAEINDMFGMPLDF
- the LOC101767543 gene encoding probable inactive serine/threonine-protein kinase bub1 isoform X2, giving the protein MVGRALGMTGRQPNPIGAMAAAYAEQEKELLSSVVGDIRSYSGSDPLRPWLRGMRKMERALPPATLREKLPRFLQKCAQELQDDLRYRDDPRYLRVWIQLMDYVADAKPLLKKMERNGIGLKRASFYMAYALYYEKHKRFNDAEKMYRLGIQNLAEPIGELHKAHEQFILRMESYKRRKDKERMPRKAGPSEIMPTKAGPSITPMTQVEGESRNSKELKSNTIQKSGSSSNTSLGRHPPLGPAKVGMLSRGNSGANKNLSRCNSDDTVVVRFVGSALVGKSETEDACHHGLVEPTINTKEAMDAISSMFLEPVEPETMLKRRSKHEKSNFNQQPSAFDIFVDEDEPNCNGSKMLHRNSMKQEHPKFSQQTRGFEIFVDEDGPNGNDQNAEQNRNSRKANMKLNQETSGFEIFVDEDGPNGSDQNAGQNRNTGKENMKLDQETCGFQIFEDENEANGSIQNATYHKNNGLPPRPLCDSSRHQGESDFQKPFVGGFAILPDDEEEQCEKTVGVTINSRNVQPTHDNNTLLCPVQTNSGTRYREGSHPVCYGLREDTVIHRFVRSSIDDEPKVENACHHGLVDPTVNLKEAMDDINNMFGKPLNFKGEKTKRKTNALSDGKAVSVSGFSILADDDLKENTCKASQSSSCKFGDENGLFEPTITTRDVMAEINDMFGMPLDF
- the LOC101767543 gene encoding probable inactive serine/threonine-protein kinase bub1 isoform X3, encoding MAAAYAEQEKELLSSVVGDIRSYSGSDPLRPWLRGMRKMERALPPATLREKLPRFLQKCAQELQDDLRYRDDPRYLRVWIQLMDYVADAKPLLKKMERNGIGLKRASFYMAYALYYEKHKRFNDAEKMYRLGIQNLAEPIGELHKAHEQFILRMESYKRRKDKLQERMPRKAGPSEIMPTKAGPSITPMTQVEGESRNSKELKSNTIQKSGSSSNTSLGRHPPLGPAKVGMLSRGNSGANKNLSRCNSDDTVVVRFVGSALVGKSETEDACHHGLVEPTINTKEAMDAISSMFLEPVEPETMLKRRSKHEKSNFNQQPSAFDIFVDEDEPNCNGSKMLHRNSMKQEHPKFSQQTRGFEIFVDEDGPNGNDQNAEQNRNSRKANMKLNQETSGFEIFVDEDGPNGSDQNAGQNRNTGKENMKLDQETCGFQIFEDENEANGSIQNATYHKNNGLPPRPLCDSSRHQGESDFQKPFVGGFAILPDDEEEQCEKTVGVTINSRNVQPTHDNNTLLCPVQTNSGTRYREGSHPVCYGLREDTVIHRFVRSSIDDEPKVENACHHGLVDPTVNLKEAMDDINNMFGKPLNFKGEKTKRKTNALSDGKAVSVSGFSILADDDLKENTCKASQSSSCKFGDENGLFEPTITTRDVMAEINDMFGMPLDF
- the LOC101767142 gene encoding uncharacterized protein LOC101767142 — translated: MASGAYPVQLLHRPGAAEGQWRNLGAAYAAVTFLRPQGQSLVLYAAGPDGQPQQPRRIVFVYPILPGDAFERLDGATLSWAEPECGDEFALCFLDDAACGAVCGAIAPVVRTPAVDGIADILAGLRVAREEGAPAPGGADIAARLAQLSIGRP